The DNA window GCGCCAGGGTCGCGCCGTGCCGGCCCGGTCCGATATCCAGCCCCACGGCATCCATCGCGCGCTGGATTACGCGTTCATCCTGGAACGGATCGCGCCGGGGGCAGCGCGGTTCAGGCTGGCCGGCCGCCATCTGATCGACCTGATGGGGATGGAGGTGCGCGGCATGCCGCTGTGCGCGTTTCTGAACCCGGCCTCGCGCGGGCGGCTGTCGGATGTGCTGGAAAGCGTGTTCAAGGCACCGCAGATTGCGGAGTTGCGCCTGCATGCCGCGCCCGATTATGCCCGCCCCGAACTGACCGCGCTGATGCTGCTGCTGCCCCTGCGCTCGGATCTGGGCGACGTGACGCGGGCCTTGGGCTGCCTGATCGCCGAGGGCGAAACCGGGTTCGCCCCGCGCCGGTTCGATCTGGTCGAGGATCGCGTCCTGCCGATCATCGAGGGCGGCAAGGTGATGGCCCCCTCACCCTCGGCGTCGGGTTTTGCCGAGGACGAAACGTCCTTTCGCCGCCCCGACAGGTCGCGCAAGCGCCCGCCGCACCGTGCCCCCGACGACCCAACCGGCCCGCAGCCCAGGATTTCAGACATAGCCGAGACGCCTGAACAGCGCCGCGCCCGCTTCAGGGTGATCCCGACCGGGGAAACGTGACCGATGGCCCGCTTTTAATCCGCCGGCACGACCCGAACCGTGCCGCCCCGCGCCGACAGGGCGATTTCGCCCGCCGCCAGCCGCAGCGCATCGTGGCCGAACACCTCGGCGCGCCAGCCTTGCAGCGTCGGCAGGTCGCGTTCGCCGGTCGCGATGGCGTCCAGATCGGCCGAGGACGCGATCAGCTTGGGCGCGACGCCCGCCGCATCGGCCTTGGCCTTCAGCAACACGCGCAGCAGATCCGACAGCGCGGCATTGCCGGGCCGGCCCGGTTCGTCCTTGCGCGGTTGCGGCGGATCCTTGGCCTCCAGCCCGGCCTTGACCGAGGCCAGGATGCCCGCCGCGATGTCGCCCTTGCGCGCATCGCGCAGCAGCAGGCGCGACCGGCCCAGATCCTCTTCCGAGGCAGGTTTGGTCGAGGCAAGCTCGATCATCGCGTCGTCCTTGAAGACCCGGCTGCGCGGGATGTCGCGTTCCTGCGCATAGGCTTCGCGAAACCGCGCCAATTCGCGCAGGATGGCCAGAAAGCGCGGCGAATTGGTGCGGGTGCGAACCTTCATCCACGCCTCTTCGGGACGGTTGATATAGGTTTCGGGGTCCTTCAGCACGGCCATCTCTTCGGCCAGCCAGCTTTCGCGCCCGTTCCGGCGCAGTTCGGCCGCAAGGAATTCATAGATCGCGCGAAGATGGGTGACGTCGGCCAGCGCATAGGCTTTCTGCGCATCCGACAGCGGCCGCCGCGACCAGTCGGTGAAACGCGACGACTTGTCCAGGCTGGCCTTGGCGATCTTGCGGACCAGCGTTTCATAGCCGGCCTGCTCGCCAAAGCCGCAGACCATCGCGGCCACCTGCGTGTCGAACAGCGGTTCGGGAAACACGCCCGCGT is part of the Paracoccus stylophorae genome and encodes:
- a CDS encoding PAS domain-containing protein, whose product is MPDGQDDDSTAHGPPQKATGRLLRLADFDRDRPARIAAGMRAYWQELRQGRAVPARSDIQPHGIHRALDYAFILERIAPGAARFRLAGRHLIDLMGMEVRGMPLCAFLNPASRGRLSDVLESVFKAPQIAELRLHAAPDYARPELTALMLLLPLRSDLGDVTRALGCLIAEGETGFAPRRFDLVEDRVLPIIEGGKVMAPSPSASGFAEDETSFRRPDRSRKRPPHRAPDDPTGPQPRISDIAETPEQRRARFRVIPTGET
- the rnd gene encoding ribonuclease D, giving the protein MTTITRTEDLARFCEAAKAAPYVTLDTEFLRERTYWSRLCLIQMALPPASTEGGQGGQAVLVDPLAGGLSLQPLYDLFGHRDTVKVFHAARQDLEIFHHDAGVFPEPLFDTQVAAMVCGFGEQAGYETLVRKIAKASLDKSSRFTDWSRRPLSDAQKAYALADVTHLRAIYEFLAAELRRNGRESWLAEEMAVLKDPETYINRPEEAWMKVRTRTNSPRFLAILRELARFREAYAQERDIPRSRVFKDDAMIELASTKPASEEDLGRSRLLLRDARKGDIAAGILASVKAGLEAKDPPQPRKDEPGRPGNAALSDLLRVLLKAKADAAGVAPKLIASSADLDAIATGERDLPTLQGWRAEVFGHDALRLAAGEIALSARGGTVRVVPAD